In Triticum urartu cultivar G1812 chromosome 6, Tu2.1, whole genome shotgun sequence, the following proteins share a genomic window:
- the LOC125512160 gene encoding light-harvesting complex-like protein 3 isotype 2, chloroplastic yields MAMATSTFSPHPLSLKPQLGPRPHRLHLAPFPRLRSHRRLAAAGEAPVEAPPKPAEADPSPAASNGSAAAAPAAAAPAAPVAAAKAEAVASPKFQDSRWVNGTWDLSRFGNTGGAVDWDAVIDAEARRRKWLEDSPEASSSEDAVVFDTSIIPWWAWIKRFHLPEAEKLNGRAAMVGFFMAYFVDSLTGVGLVDQMGNFFCKTLLFVAVAGVLLVRKNEDIDNLKKLIDESTFYDKQWQSTWQDDSPSGPKK; encoded by the exons ATGGCCATGGCGACCTCCACCTTCTCCCCGCACCCGCTCTCGCTCAAGCCCCAGCTCGGCCCCAGGCCCCACCGCCTCCACCTCGCCCCCTTCCCGCGCCTCCGCtcccaccgccgcctcgccgccgccggggAGGCCCCCGTCGAGGCGCCGCCCAAGCCCGCGGAGGCGGATCCCTCCCCCGCCGCGTCCAACGGGTCCGCGGCAGCCGCACCCGCCGCTGCCGCTCCCGCTGCTCCGGTCGCCGCGGCCAAGGCCGAGGCGGTGGCGTCGCCCAAGTTCCAGGACTCGAGGTGGGTCAACGGGACCTGGGACCTCAGCCGGTTCGGCAACACCGGCGGCGCCGTCGACTGGGACGCCGTCATAGACGCCG AGGCCAGGAGGAGGAAATGGCTGGAAGATTCCCCGGAGGCAAGTAGCAGCGAAGACGCCGTTGTGTTCGACACTTCGATTATCCCATGGTGGGCATGGATCAAGCGGTTCCATCTCCCTGAAGCCGAGAAGCTAAATG GCCGTGCTGCCATGGTGGGCTTCTTCATGGCTTACTTTGTCGATAGCTTGACGGGCGTGGGGCTCGTCGACCAAATGGGCAACTTCTTCTGCAAAACCCTGCTGTTTGTTGCTGTGGCTGGCGTGCTGCTGGTCAGGAAAAACGAGGACATCGACAATCTGAAGAAGCTCATCGACGAGTCGACATTCTACGACAAGCAATGGCAGTCAACTTGGCAAGATGATTCCCCTTCCGGGCCAAAGAAATAG
- the LOC125512159 gene encoding general transcription and DNA repair factor IIH subunit TFB4-like, translated as MTSAHSKLYSDDVSLVVVVVDTNPFFWAGAALPFADFLSHLIHFVNSLLLLSNLNHVVIIAAGVSSCAYVFDSGNAYAGGTADVAETLGKASRKMEEFIKQDARETASNGTVADGGAASLFSGALSLALCYIQRIFRSGTRHPQPRILCLQGSPDGPEQYVAVMNSIFSAQRSMVPIDTCIVGTQDSAFLQQASYITGGVYMKPQELSGLFQYLAAVFATDLHSRTFLRLPKTLGVDFRASCFCHKKTIDMGYVCSVCLSIFCKYHKKCSTCGSEFSRVSMPDLNSLPDQRQ; from the exons ATGACCTCCGCGCACTCCAAGCTCTACTCCG ATGACGTCAGCCTCGTGGTGGTGGTCGTCGACACCAACCCCTTCTTCTGGGCCGGCGCCGCGCTCCCCTTCGCCGACTTCTTGTCCCAC CTGATCCACTTCGTGAACTCGCTCCTGCTGCTGAGCAACCTCAACCACGTGGTCATCATCGCCGCGGGTGTCAGCTCCTGCGCCTACGTCTTCGACTCGGGCAATGCTTATGCCGGAGGCACGGCAGATGTTGCTGAAACCTTGGGCAAGGCGAGCCGCAAGATGGAGGAGTTCATTAAGCAGGATGCTCGTGAGACTGCCAGCAATGGCACCGTTGCTGATGGCGGTGCCGCGTCGCTGTTTTCTGGCGCGCTGTCCCTTGCTCTGTGCT ATATACAGAGGATTTTTCGGTCTGGTACTCGGCATCCACAGCCTCGG ATTTTGTGCCTGCAAGGTTCTCCAGATGGACCTGAACA ATATGTGGCAGTGATGAATTCAATATTTTCGGCACAGCGTTCCATG GTTCCAATTGATACATGTATCGTGGGGACACAAGACTCTGCTTTCTTGCAGCAG GCTTCATATATAACAGGGGGAGTTTATATGAAGCCCCAAGAACTAAGTGGTCTATTTCAATACCTTGCT GCTGTATTTGCAACGGACTTGCACTCGAGAACTTTTCTGCGCCTCCCTAAGACCCTGGGAGTGGATTTCCGTGCCTC ATGTTTCTGCCACAAGAAGACTATTGACATGGGATATGTTTGTTCAGTTTGCTTATCAATATTCTGCAAGTACCATAAGAAATGTTCGACCTGTGG GTCAGAATTCAGCCGTGTCAGCATGCCGGATTTGAATTCCTTGCCAGATCAAAGGCAGTAG
- the LOC125516535 gene encoding uncharacterized protein LOC125516535: protein MKNKNGRRRRNPNAMQKAARKEASAGNGDGDRLSKLPNDLLLNILERVDTLDAIRACVLSKQMLKLPAMFSRFFISFDSIPAYHDKARLPNLSLSDVFRTNSAVAHVTDNILSTRSPTITIRKLKIRFILMQQDSLTIGKSVACAMATNKVEATEFEIVTEKPYKICSSADLLRYGKQFNDFVGACPDAFAGLRRLWLRNMSFGELDIPNILSTCKLLEYLRLSHCDSGIHSVLQVEHAQLVELQVDNGKFERVELICLPKLQWVTYTNWSSYEDPMYFGFVPQLSKLSLIKIGVGSQKTLELSQLLANVPSISELYLDFRSEKVPISHSNHIFPFSYYVMTVICSNSKRGGARI, encoded by the exons ATGAAGAACAAGAACGGTCGTCGTAGACGCAAT CCAAATGCAATGCAGAAAGCAGCTCGCAAGGAAGCTAGTGCTGGCAACGGAGACGGAGACAGGCTTAGCAAGCTGCCCAATGATCTTCTGCTCAACATTCTTGAGAGGGTGGACACGCTCGATGCAATAAGGGCCTGCGTCCTATCCAAGCAAATGTTGAAGCTCCCCGCCATGTTCTCGCGCTTCTTCATAAGTTTTGATTCCATCCCAGCTTACCATGATAAAGCTCGTCTTCCCAACCTCAGCCTCAGTGACGTGTTCCGAACCAACAGTGCTGTGGCTCATGTCACAGATAACATCTTGAGCACAAGGAGCCCGACGATCACCATCAGAAAACTCAAAATCAGATTCATCTTGATGCAACAGGATTCTCTCACCATTGGCAAATCTGTGGCCTGCGCCATGGCAACCAACAAGGTTGAGGCAACCGAGTTTGAGATTGTAACGGAGAAGCCTTACAAGATATGCTCTTCTGCTGATCTCCTCCGCTATGGGAAGCAGTTCAATGATTTTGTTGGTGCTTGTCCGGATGCATTTGCTGGCCTTAGGCGCCTGTGGCTGCGCAATATGAGCTTTGGTGAACTGGACATTCCCAACATCCTCAGCACTTGCAAGCTCTTGGAGTATTTGCGTTTAAGCCATTGCGACTCGGGGATCCATTCTGTGCTGCAAGTAGAGCATGCCCAACTTGTTGAACTCCAAGTTGACAATGGGAAATTTGAGAGAGTTGAGCTAATATGTCTACCGAAACTCCAATGGGTGACCTATACTAATTGGTCCTCTTATGAAGATCCCATGTATTTTGGTTTTGTGCCACAACTTTCAAAGCTGAGCCTTATTAAAATTGGCGTCGGTTCACAGAAGACCCTTGAGTTAAGTCAGCTACTTGCTAATGTTCCTTCCATAAGTGAACTATATCTGGATTTTAGAAGTGAGAAGGTACCCATCAGTCATTCGAATCATATCTTTCCATTCTCATACTATGTAATGACTGTTATATGTAGCAATAGTAAgaggggcggagccaggatttaG